A part of Larkinella insperata genomic DNA contains:
- a CDS encoding putative Ig domain-containing protein: MLAMFLSLLGFGQVGINMEDKDYINAVDPKPNPAVTFKAATSIIFDNAGNLYIAGRYGLVHRIKRGETKATMILDIQDEVAGYGDHGLLGLTLDKDFLANNRLYVYYVVDMYYYENFGKPGYDKNRSTDDVATIGRLTRYTLNPANDYKADPASRKILIGETLSTGIPIVTPSHAGGGLATGADGSILLGTGDASSFIEVDVGCNGTMTWTRQAIDKGILKSIPGESFNNCGTYSPSRITENIGAYKAQALFSLCGKVLRINPENGDGYPSNPFYIGSGSDLREAQNRIYALGFRQAFRLSVRPNTGDANPANGNPGVLYVGDVGFSYWEEVDVVSAPGQNFGWPYYEGQEKGREGYWKTRVFEPANPIKPRIQYRENRNTQIIQGNAVVSSDKRPLEGNCIIGGAWHGGGGNYPKEFQDTYYFADYGSGWIAGAKFGHDENPESNSLFKMASKMTVTEGSDRIVGMAFNPYDRNMYYVTLGEKSLVRQLAFTTNQPPTAVISKDKEFGNSPVTVNFSAKDSYDPEGSALSYEWTFGDGSSVARTQTPPAKTFTANGPRTFMVTLKVTDAQGKSNTVQTPISINNTPPTIQSTSVDGYNQISLPQTINLDASATDAQTPADQLKYQWTVYLYHNDHRHAISIINGRTGTVNLTEGTCDGEASYWYGMVLDVTDGNGLTTSYTKFIYLSCGGQQQTISFEPIPDKAPTAPAFRPAVSASSGLPVTLFSVDGPATIENGQVKLTGGIGRVTIRATQHGNGQFKYAQPVERSFMVTNNVPSTPDTQAPTAPTGLTASNVMQTSLQLNWKAATDNVGVAGYDVYQGGTKINPNLISGTTFAVAGLTPNTTYSFIVVARDAALNTSANSNTVLAKTLEAPAGNQPPVAPTVSALSATVNTAYTSPQLPAFTDSDPLTYTITGLPTGLSFNASTRVISGTPTQQGSFPLIYSASDGQLKTDLSVTLTIATGGGPVVTGNFEGYLDVVNCGIISGWVWDRNKPNAPVTVEFLAATGPNSTLASATVFGTVSADVFRQDLQSAGKGNGAHGYSFIVPESIKTNQEQTIWGRVAGSTYILSWSPKKLTCEGTGTPPVNQPPVPPSVFSLSASVNASFTSAPLAAFTDPENTALTYALTGLPAGLSFNASNRIISGTPTVTGTFSLTYAATDQPGARSTVVFPLVVNPATTPVNQPPVAPGSMAPLSATVNVGFTASALPVFTDAENDVLTYTLTGLPAGLSFNASTRVISGTPTSSGTFTLTYAAKDASHAPVSTSFNLMVATGGGNPVVTGNFDGYLDGVNCSTLSGWIWDRDKPNTPIAIEFLDGATIETAVSIGSVVADVFRQDLKNAGKGNGAHGYSYFTPESIKNNQEHTIWARVQGSTYILKWSPKKLTCEGAGNPPVNAAPVAPGSMAPLSATVNVGFTATALPVFTDAENDALTYTLTGLPAGLSFNASTRVIAGTPTASGTFTLTYAAKDASHAPVSTFLTLTVSNGTTTPPANQPPVAPTVSALAATVNVAYTSAALPVFTDANSDALTYTLTGLPTGLSFNASTRVISGTPAASGSFNLTYSASDGQAKTDLTVTLNVATGGLAPAANFDGYLTQEANCNSLSGWAFDRTSVNRAVTIEFFDGPSINAGTPLGSMVANGFRQHLKDAGKGNGEHWFDFPIPESIKNGQNHTIWARVQGSEFVLKWAPKIINCAGTGTPPPGGNAVPIAPASIAPLSATVNVGFTATALPVFTDAENDALTYTLTGLPAGLSFNASTRVIAGTPTNSGTFTLTYAAKDASHAPVSTFLTLTVSNGTTTPPPTSGGNGPGNYEGYLDVVECGSIQGWIWDRDRPNTPITVEFVDGNTVIGRIDATIFRQDLQSAGKGNGIHGYAFEVPTSLRDGQAHSISGRVPGSNYILQWSPKTLTCPSGSRQGLSESAEVSMELSVSPNPSRGRVEIKYRVRAGQRADLQVIDLNGRSIWQKAATGTGRVESETVDLNTGSATVYLIQLQTAQQIVTRRLLLNR, from the coding sequence ATGCTTGCTATGTTCCTGTCGCTGTTGGGCTTCGGGCAGGTGGGCATCAATATGGAAGACAAAGACTACATTAACGCTGTTGATCCTAAACCCAACCCGGCGGTCACATTTAAGGCTGCAACCAGTATCATTTTTGACAATGCCGGCAACCTCTACATCGCCGGTCGCTACGGACTGGTCCACCGCATCAAACGGGGTGAAACCAAAGCAACGATGATCCTCGATATTCAGGACGAAGTAGCCGGTTACGGCGACCACGGTTTACTGGGCCTGACGCTGGACAAAGACTTTCTGGCCAACAACCGGCTCTACGTGTACTACGTGGTCGACATGTATTACTACGAAAACTTCGGTAAACCGGGGTACGATAAAAACAGATCAACCGACGACGTAGCGACCATCGGACGGCTGACCCGGTATACCCTCAATCCGGCCAATGACTATAAAGCCGATCCGGCCAGCCGCAAAATTCTAATTGGCGAAACCCTATCAACCGGTATTCCCATTGTAACCCCCTCCCACGCCGGGGGCGGGCTGGCTACCGGCGCCGACGGCAGCATCCTGCTGGGAACGGGCGACGCGTCCAGCTTCATTGAGGTCGACGTAGGCTGCAACGGTACGATGACCTGGACCAGACAAGCCATTGACAAAGGAATCCTTAAATCCATTCCCGGCGAATCGTTCAATAACTGCGGTACCTACAGCCCCAGCCGGATAACGGAAAACATCGGTGCTTACAAGGCACAGGCCCTTTTTTCGCTTTGTGGTAAAGTACTCCGGATCAATCCGGAAAATGGCGACGGTTACCCGTCTAACCCGTTTTACATCGGCAGCGGCTCCGATCTGAGAGAAGCCCAAAACCGCATCTACGCGCTGGGGTTCCGGCAGGCATTCCGGCTTTCGGTCCGTCCGAATACCGGCGACGCTAACCCGGCCAACGGCAATCCGGGCGTTCTGTACGTTGGGGATGTCGGTTTTTCGTACTGGGAGGAAGTCGACGTGGTATCGGCTCCGGGTCAGAACTTCGGCTGGCCCTACTATGAAGGTCAGGAAAAGGGCCGGGAAGGGTACTGGAAAACCCGGGTTTTCGAACCCGCCAATCCGATCAAACCCCGCATTCAGTACCGCGAAAACCGCAATACGCAGATTATTCAGGGCAATGCGGTGGTCAGTTCGGACAAACGCCCCCTGGAAGGCAACTGCATCATTGGCGGTGCCTGGCACGGTGGGGGTGGCAATTACCCCAAAGAGTTTCAGGATACTTACTATTTTGCTGACTACGGTAGCGGCTGGATTGCCGGGGCAAAGTTCGGCCACGACGAAAACCCCGAGTCGAACAGCCTCTTTAAAATGGCCAGCAAAATGACCGTCACCGAAGGTTCTGACCGGATTGTGGGCATGGCCTTCAACCCGTACGACCGCAACATGTACTACGTAACGCTGGGAGAAAAATCACTGGTTCGGCAACTGGCCTTCACGACCAACCAGCCGCCAACGGCCGTTATTTCGAAAGATAAAGAATTCGGAAACAGCCCCGTGACGGTTAATTTTTCGGCCAAGGATTCCTACGATCCGGAGGGAAGCGCTTTATCCTACGAATGGACCTTTGGCGATGGCAGTTCGGTTGCCCGTACCCAGACTCCGCCCGCCAAGACGTTCACGGCCAACGGCCCGCGGACGTTCATGGTCACCCTGAAAGTGACGGACGCCCAGGGAAAGAGCAATACCGTACAGACGCCCATCTCGATCAACAACACCCCGCCGACGATTCAATCGACCAGCGTAGACGGGTACAATCAGATTTCGCTGCCGCAAACGATCAACCTGGATGCGTCGGCCACGGACGCCCAAACGCCCGCCGATCAATTGAAATACCAGTGGACGGTTTACTTGTACCACAATGACCACCGGCACGCCATCTCGATCATCAACGGTCGCACCGGCACGGTAAACCTGACCGAAGGAACCTGCGACGGCGAAGCCAGTTACTGGTACGGTATGGTGCTGGATGTTACCGACGGAAACGGCCTGACCACCAGTTACACGAAATTCATCTACCTGAGTTGCGGGGGGCAGCAGCAAACCATTTCGTTTGAACCGATCCCGGACAAAGCGCCCACAGCTCCGGCTTTCCGGCCGGCGGTTTCGGCTTCGTCGGGGTTGCCGGTAACCCTGTTTTCGGTTGATGGCCCCGCCACGATTGAAAACGGCCAGGTAAAACTGACGGGCGGCATTGGCCGGGTGACCATTCGGGCTACCCAGCACGGCAACGGGCAGTTCAAGTACGCCCAGCCGGTTGAACGGTCGTTCATGGTTACCAACAACGTACCGAGCACCCCGGATACGCAGGCGCCCACCGCCCCCACGGGACTGACAGCGTCTAATGTTATGCAGACCTCTCTCCAACTGAACTGGAAGGCCGCAACCGACAACGTTGGGGTCGCGGGCTACGATGTTTACCAGGGCGGTACTAAAATTAATCCGAACCTCATCAGTGGAACCACCTTTGCCGTTGCGGGTCTGACGCCCAACACCACCTATTCGTTTATCGTAGTGGCCCGGGATGCCGCCCTGAACACATCCGCCAACAGCAACACGGTATTGGCCAAAACGCTGGAAGCTCCGGCGGGTAACCAGCCCCCGGTGGCACCGACAGTTTCGGCGTTGTCGGCCACGGTAAACACCGCTTATACATCGCCACAACTCCCTGCTTTCACCGACAGCGATCCGCTGACGTATACGATAACGGGCTTGCCGACCGGACTGAGTTTCAACGCCAGCACCCGCGTGATTTCGGGTACACCAACGCAGCAGGGTTCTTTTCCACTGATTTACTCCGCTTCCGATGGCCAGTTGAAAACCGACCTTTCGGTAACTTTAACCATCGCGACGGGTGGCGGGCCGGTGGTGACCGGTAATTTTGAAGGTTACCTGGATGTGGTCAACTGCGGTATTATTTCGGGTTGGGTGTGGGATCGCAACAAACCCAATGCCCCGGTTACCGTCGAATTTTTAGCCGCCACCGGTCCCAACTCCACGCTTGCATCCGCAACTGTATTTGGCACGGTATCAGCCGATGTTTTCCGGCAGGATCTGCAAAGTGCGGGCAAAGGCAACGGTGCCCACGGCTATAGCTTCATCGTTCCCGAAAGCATTAAAACCAATCAGGAGCAAACCATTTGGGGGCGCGTAGCCGGATCGACGTACATCCTGAGCTGGTCACCCAAGAAGCTGACGTGCGAAGGTACGGGAACCCCACCGGTCAACCAGCCGCCGGTTCCGCCGTCCGTTTTCTCGTTGTCGGCTTCGGTCAACGCCAGCTTTACTTCCGCTCCCCTGGCAGCCTTTACCGACCCGGAAAACACCGCCCTGACGTATGCGCTGACGGGTCTGCCGGCGGGGTTAAGCTTTAACGCCAGCAACCGCATCATCAGCGGCACCCCGACCGTGACGGGTACGTTTAGCCTGACTTACGCAGCCACCGATCAGCCGGGCGCCAGGAGCACGGTGGTTTTCCCGTTGGTTGTCAACCCGGCTACTACGCCGGTTAATCAGCCACCGGTCGCCCCGGGCAGTATGGCACCGTTGTCGGCCACGGTGAATGTAGGCTTTACGGCCAGCGCCCTGCCGGTGTTTACCGATGCCGAAAATGATGTCCTGACCTACACGCTGACGGGCCTGCCCGCCGGTTTGTCCTTCAACGCCAGCACCCGGGTAATCTCCGGTACACCCACCAGCAGCGGTACCTTTACGCTGACGTATGCAGCCAAGGACGCCAGCCACGCTCCGGTTAGCACTAGTTTCAACCTGATGGTAGCAACGGGTGGCGGTAATCCGGTGGTTACGGGCAATTTTGACGGCTATCTGGACGGGGTGAACTGCAGCACACTTTCCGGCTGGATCTGGGATCGCGACAAGCCCAATACGCCCATCGCCATCGAGTTTCTTGACGGAGCGACCATCGAAACCGCCGTGTCCATTGGTTCTGTGGTGGCCGATGTTTTCCGGCAAGATTTGAAAAACGCAGGCAAGGGCAACGGCGCCCACGGGTACAGCTACTTCACGCCCGAAAGCATCAAGAATAACCAGGAGCACACCATCTGGGCGCGAGTTCAGGGATCGACTTATATCCTGAAATGGTCGCCCAAAAAACTGACGTGCGAAGGTGCGGGGAACCCACCAGTTAACGCGGCCCCGGTCGCCCCGGGCAGTATGGCACCGTTGTCGGCCACGGTGAATGTGGGTTTCACAGCCACCGCCCTGCCGGTGTTTACCGACGCCGAAAATGATGCCCTGACCTACACGCTGACGGGTCTGCCCGCCGGTTTGTCCTTCAACGCCAGCACCCGGGTAATCGCCGGTACGCCCACCGCCAGCGGTACCTTTACGCTGACGTATGCAGCCAAGGACGCCAGCCACGCTCCGGTTAGTACCTTTCTAACGTTGACCGTCAGCAACGGCACCACCACGCCACCGGCTAACCAGCCGCCGGTAGCCCCGACGGTTTCGGCGTTGGCAGCAACGGTGAACGTAGCGTATACCTCAGCAGCCCTGCCGGTATTTACCGATGCCAACAGCGATGCCCTGACCTACACGCTGACGGGTCTGCCAACGGGTTTAAGCTTCAACGCCAGCACCCGGGTGATTTCGGGCACGCCCGCGGCTTCGGGCAGCTTCAACCTGACTTACTCGGCCAGCGACGGCCAAGCCAAAACCGATCTGACCGTTACACTGAATGTAGCCACGGGCGGTCTGGCCCCGGCCGCAAACTTTGACGGCTATCTGACCCAGGAAGCCAACTGCAACTCGCTGTCGGGTTGGGCCTTTGATCGCACCAGCGTCAACCGGGCGGTTACTATTGAATTCTTCGATGGGCCCTCCATCAACGCGGGTACCCCGCTGGGTTCTATGGTGGCCAACGGCTTCCGGCAACACCTGAAAGATGCGGGCAAGGGCAACGGCGAACATTGGTTTGATTTCCCGATCCCCGAAAGCATCAAGAATGGACAAAACCACACGATCTGGGCGCGGGTTCAGGGCTCAGAGTTTGTTCTGAAATGGGCGCCGAAGATCATCAACTGCGCGGGTACCGGTACACCCCCGCCAGGCGGTAATGCAGTCCCGATCGCCCCGGCCAGCATCGCACCGTTGTCGGCCACGGTGAATGTGGGTTTCACAGCCACCGCCCTGCCGGTCTTTACCGACGCCGAAAATGATGCCCTGACCTACACGCTGACGGGCCTGCCCGCGGGTTTGTCCTTCAACGCCAGCACCCGGGTAATCGCCGGTACGCCCACCAACAGCGGTACCTTTACGCTGACGTATGCAGCCAAGGACGCCAGCCACGCTCCGGTTAGTACCTTTCTAACGTTGACCGTCAGCAACGGCACCACCACGCCACCTCCCACCAGCGGTGGTAACGGTCCGGGCAATTACGAGGGTTACCTTGATGTGGTCGAGTGCGGCAGCATTCAGGGCTGGATCTGGGATCGTGATCGGCCCAACACCCCGATTACCGTTGAATTCGTTGACGGTAATACGGTCATTGGTCGCATCGACGCCACTATTTTCCGGCAGGACCTGCAAAGTGCGGGCAAGGGCAACGGTATACACGGCTACGCCTTCGAGGTGCCCACTTCGCTGCGAGATGGCCAGGCCCACTCGATCAGCGGTCGCGTACCGGGCAGCAATTATATTTTGCAATGGTCGCCCAAAACCCTGACCTGCCCAAGTGGCAGTCGGCAGGGCCTGAGCGAAAGTGCCGAGGTTAGCATGGAGTTGAGTGTCAGCCCTAACCCAAGCCGGGGCCGCGTTGAAATCAAATACCGGGTCCGGGCCGGACAACGGGCGGATTTGCAGGTGATCGATCTGAACGGCCGCTCGATCTGGCAAAAAGCCGCGACCGGTACCGGCCGTGTAGAAAGCGAAACGGTCGATTTAAACACCGGGAGCGCGACGGTCTACCTGATCCAATTGCAGACCGCCCAGCAAATCGTCACCCGACGCCTGCTGCTAAACCGCTAA
- a CDS encoding cytochrome c oxidase subunit 3, with amino-acid sequence METRRKNNFMTRRREPKRFMLWLCMASSGFIFTVLLIAYVVRRVGADWRDVPMPTVFLASTGVILASSLTLHIANAAFRHDRFTQYRLYLGTTLFLGALFVILQVLGWRELMLKGFYMQTNPSSSFLFLLSGLHLLHILLGLFFLGVAFAEAMRRIPYVESFVYSVNPPNRLKIMLFTLYWHFVDVLWLYVFLFLLYHHGL; translated from the coding sequence ATGGAAACCCGTCGAAAAAACAACTTTATGACGCGTCGTCGGGAGCCAAAACGCTTCATGCTCTGGCTTTGCATGGCCAGTAGCGGATTTATTTTCACCGTCTTACTGATTGCCTACGTCGTGCGGAGAGTGGGCGCCGACTGGCGCGATGTTCCAATGCCGACGGTATTTCTGGCCAGCACCGGCGTTATACTGGCCAGCAGCCTGACGCTGCACATTGCCAATGCCGCTTTTCGGCACGACCGTTTTACGCAATACCGTCTTTACCTGGGTACGACTCTTTTTCTGGGTGCCTTGTTTGTCATCCTGCAGGTGCTGGGCTGGCGGGAACTGATGCTGAAGGGATTTTATATGCAGACCAATCCGTCGAGCAGTTTTCTGTTTCTGCTGTCCGGTCTTCATTTGCTGCACATCCTGCTGGGGTTGTTCTTTCTGGGCGTGGCCTTTGCCGAAGCAATGCGCCGGATCCCGTACGTGGAGTCATTTGTGTACAGCGTCAATCCGCCCAACCGGCTGAAAATTATGCTCTTTACGCTGTACTGGCATTTTGTCGACGTACTCTGGCTGTACGTTTTTCTGTTTCTGCTGTATCACCACGGGTTATAG
- a CDS encoding YceI family protein has product MKTFLYPRLTSWIVLVSAGLVAFHQPASTPVIAKRKLMADRTKSTITYAMSHPMHSFEGVSRDVACVMVVDDANKIESVAAATKLSSFDSDNTNRDSHALETMEALKYPKVTFTSNDVQQEGNNLAIKGNLTFHGVTKPVVIQANRQDGNGQITVKGDFDIKLSDYKIEKPSLMMVPVDETVKLKIHVVFKDTAS; this is encoded by the coding sequence ATGAAGACGTTTTTATACCCCCGGCTGACGAGCTGGATCGTGCTCGTCAGCGCAGGATTAGTGGCTTTTCACCAACCAGCCTCAACGCCCGTAATCGCCAAACGGAAGCTGATGGCTGACCGGACCAAATCGACGATCACCTACGCCATGAGCCATCCCATGCACAGTTTCGAGGGCGTCAGCCGCGATGTTGCCTGCGTGATGGTGGTCGACGACGCCAACAAGATCGAGAGTGTAGCCGCAGCCACCAAACTTTCCAGCTTCGACAGCGACAACACCAACCGCGACTCGCACGCCCTGGAAACGATGGAGGCCCTGAAATACCCGAAAGTTACGTTTACCAGTAACGACGTGCAGCAGGAAGGAAATAACCTGGCCATCAAAGGAAACCTGACGTTTCACGGCGTTACCAAACCCGTTGTGATTCAGGCCAATCGGCAGGATGGCAACGGGCAGATCACCGTGAAGGGCGACTTTGATATCAAATTATCCGATTACAAAATTGAAAAACCGTCACTGATGATGGTGCCGGTGGACGAAACCGTAAAATTGAAGATTCACGTGGTTTTCAAGGATACGGCTTCCTGA
- a CDS encoding QcrA and Rieske domain-containing protein, translating into METNQQQPIKRGEFIRSLGLSSAALMAFYCMGTLTSCSKGSDEPDPDPTPGGLDVTLDLTQPDFKSLQTIGGYAYHEDILIARVKNGNYVALSKTCTHQSSTVMYRANNDDIYCPTHGSQYNTAGVVTVPAASGQKNLTQYKTTVTGNSLRITS; encoded by the coding sequence ATGGAAACCAATCAACAGCAACCGATTAAACGAGGTGAATTTATCCGGAGTCTGGGGTTAAGCAGTGCCGCCCTGATGGCGTTTTACTGCATGGGAACGCTTACTTCCTGCTCGAAAGGCTCGGACGAGCCGGATCCGGATCCCACGCCCGGCGGACTGGATGTAACGCTGGACCTGACCCAGCCCGATTTCAAATCGTTGCAAACCATCGGCGGCTATGCCTACCACGAAGACATTCTGATTGCGCGGGTGAAAAACGGAAACTACGTGGCGTTATCGAAAACCTGTACCCACCAGTCTTCAACCGTTATGTACCGCGCCAACAACGACGATATTTACTGCCCAACCCACGGATCACAATACAACACGGCGGGCGTCGTGACCGTACCGGCTGCATCGGGCCAGAAAAACCTGACCCAGTACAAAACCACCGTAACGGGTAACAGCTTACGCATAACCAGCTAA
- a CDS encoding RNA polymerase sigma factor yields MTVPSPDIAGLLQECQNGNRRSQELLYRQFYGYAMGICLRYSHNRDEAVEILNDGFMKVFTRSNLYRPDVPFKLWLRRIMINTALDYYRQNLKHRYHEDIDQASQLPGVEASALDQLSHEELMEVVQLLTPAYRMVFNLYAIDGYTHEEIAGQLNISVGTSKSNLARAREQLKQLLIRRCHGEFARTSR; encoded by the coding sequence ATGACCGTTCCCTCCCCAGATATCGCCGGACTGCTACAGGAGTGCCAGAATGGCAACCGCAGAAGCCAGGAGCTGCTGTACCGGCAGTTCTATGGGTATGCGATGGGGATTTGTCTGCGTTATTCGCACAACCGGGACGAAGCCGTGGAAATTTTAAACGACGGCTTTATGAAGGTATTTACCCGGTCGAATTTATACCGGCCGGACGTACCGTTTAAGCTCTGGTTGCGCCGGATCATGATCAACACCGCCCTTGATTATTACCGGCAAAACCTGAAACACCGTTACCACGAGGATATTGATCAGGCCAGCCAGTTGCCGGGCGTTGAGGCCAGCGCCCTCGACCAGCTGAGCCATGAGGAGTTAATGGAAGTCGTGCAGCTTTTGACGCCCGCCTACCGAATGGTATTCAACCTGTACGCCATTGATGGCTATACCCACGAGGAAATCGCCGGGCAATTGAATATTTCGGTGGGTACCTCCAAGTCGAATCTGGCACGCGCCCGCGAACAATTGAAACAATTATTAATCCGTAGATGCCATGGCGAGTTTGCAAGAACTTCCCGATGA
- a CDS encoding bifunctional 3,4-dihydroxy-2-butanone-4-phosphate synthase/GTP cyclohydrolase II: protein MSNNNTNTGIRLDRIEDAIQDIRDGKIIIVVDDEDRENEGDMICAAEKITPEMVNFMIKEGRGLMCAPLTDERCQELGLEMMVGNNTSVHTTPFTVSVDLLGHGCTTGISASDRAKTIQALVNPETHPEDLGRPGHIFPLRAVDGGVIRRAGHTEAAVDFAKLAGLQPVGVLIEILSEDGTMARLPQLREMADKFGMKLVSIQDLIEYRLRQESLIRREIGVQMPTEYGDFELLAYKQINTDDTHLALIKGTWDKNEPVLVRVHSSCVTGDIFGSCRCDCGEQLHAAMKMVEQEGKGVILYMFQEGRGIGLINKLKAYKLQEMGRDTVEANLELGLPMDARDYGVGAQILRDLGITKLRLISNNPKKRAGLMGYGLEIIETVPIDIHPNPHNEVYLRTKRDKMGHILKHFTDQVG from the coding sequence ATGAGCAATAATAATACCAATACCGGTATTCGTCTGGACCGCATCGAAGACGCGATCCAGGACATCCGCGACGGCAAAATCATTATCGTTGTCGATGATGAAGACCGGGAAAATGAGGGTGATATGATCTGCGCTGCGGAGAAAATCACGCCCGAAATGGTCAATTTCATGATCAAGGAAGGCCGGGGCCTCATGTGCGCTCCCCTGACCGACGAACGCTGCCAGGAACTGGGGCTGGAAATGATGGTTGGCAACAACACCTCCGTCCATACCACGCCGTTTACGGTTTCGGTCGACCTGCTGGGCCACGGCTGTACCACGGGCATCTCGGCCAGCGACCGCGCCAAAACCATTCAGGCGTTGGTCAATCCCGAAACCCACCCCGAAGACCTGGGCCGCCCGGGCCATATTTTTCCGCTGCGGGCCGTCGACGGCGGGGTGATTCGCCGGGCGGGTCATACCGAAGCCGCCGTGGATTTTGCGAAACTGGCGGGGCTGCAACCAGTCGGGGTGCTGATCGAAATTCTGAGCGAAGACGGCACGATGGCCCGGTTGCCGCAACTGCGCGAGATGGCCGATAAATTCGGGATGAAGCTTGTCAGCATTCAGGACCTGATCGAATACCGGCTGCGGCAGGAAAGCCTGATCCGGCGCGAAATCGGCGTTCAGATGCCGACTGAATACGGGGATTTTGAACTCCTTGCTTACAAGCAGATCAACACCGACGATACGCACCTGGCGCTGATCAAAGGAACCTGGGATAAAAACGAACCCGTGCTGGTGCGGGTCCACTCCTCCTGCGTAACGGGCGATATTTTCGGCTCGTGCCGCTGCGACTGCGGAGAACAACTCCACGCGGCCATGAAAATGGTGGAGCAGGAAGGCAAAGGCGTGATTCTTTACATGTTTCAGGAAGGCCGGGGCATCGGGCTGATCAATAAATTGAAAGCCTACAAATTGCAGGAAATGGGCCGCGATACCGTTGAAGCCAACTTGGAACTCGGCCTGCCGATGGACGCCCGGGACTACGGCGTTGGCGCGCAGATTCTGCGGGATCTGGGCATCACCAAACTTCGGCTGATTTCCAACAATCCCAAAAAGCGGGCGGGGCTGATGGGCTATGGCCTGGAAATTATCGAAACCGTTCCGATTGATATTCACCCCAACCCGCACAACGAAGTGTACCTGCGCACGAAGCGGGATAAAATGGGGCACATCCTCAAGCATTTTACCGATCAGGTCGGTTAA